A genomic window from Engraulis encrasicolus isolate BLACKSEA-1 chromosome 14, IST_EnEncr_1.0, whole genome shotgun sequence includes:
- the LOC134462227 gene encoding toll-like receptor 13 produces the protein MHPYFVDMSMNWQFIFFSNTSFQILETVTKTTSKSYFFRNMTSLGAALFHVFLYGFFGAPSHQFFVRNCNLTMLPNDTMCHVSCCDMGLKTVPLQLPTHVKELDISRNHISKIKVTDFRNISNLRALNVSYNNISWIDDGAFQDLVHLQELFMTRNQLKHITRGCLQGLVSLSVLRLDHNKIEDIDPSAFDSLSNLTHVNLANNRLIVMESVKGILHLPNLFELKIENNNITSFVSHNLSTKPLQLRRLDLFSNPLKMFQITNNILPYLCYLDISYCGHNRSFQWIVEDPSFLGSVETLNVSGLQTSDDLTVKIVQTFNSSLKMLQVSSLTTPHFEDFLDRTCSRIHKLYLLQPNISVLSDRLFKSCNQLQEIQFRDTTTYKMSSLVFEGLNQLQTLKVRNTNITELNNITHVLPTVSLLDFSNNKIKQVTCSDFSNHTVLARLYLYKNHIDKISKCTFHYLPNLKLLLLGSNRLLTVRNAFKGHLPKLKTLDLHSNKITKLHDGTFSKLSALQYLRIYDNQINSISKNAFDGLVHLKELVLTANHLKQSAFSDPRIFNGLQNLELLNLNDNSLQFESQNLTNPPFTMLKSLKVLMITGQRHFMNIFPSNLLKGLSSLIKLHGVDLNIQYIHPETFVYTPKLRYLDLSKNVFTTEMSLSPKIFQPIGALSELHLKHSSLPSLNFIIGANLTQLRSLQVMNNQLQGFNQTIIESLPNLEYVDLQNNTFICDCSNEWLLHWAKKSNQTQVIFFNKYQCSYPSTFKSQYLEKLETSSCTLNLEFLYFAGSSSLVTVTLLVSFIYNFMRFQLVYAYYLFLAYLYDKNKKQRQKQHGFMYDAFISYNSQDELWVLRELLPNLEAEQGCRLCLHHRDFEPGKPIIDNIVDGIYNSRKTICVVTRNYLRSEWCSREIQVASFRLFEENNDVLILVFLEDIPSQQLSPYHRMRKLVKKQTYLCWPKPGEDRTIFWQKLRMAMNTKKEENPILLGQE, from the coding sequence ATGCACCCTTACTTTGTGGATATGTCAATGAACTGGCAAttcattttcttttcaaataCTTCTTTTCAGATATTGGAAACCGTCACAAAAACTACAAGCAAATCCTATTTTTTTAGAAATATGACTTCTTTAGGAGCAGCACTTTTTCACGTTTTTCTCTATGGGTTTTTCGGTGCACCATCACACCAGTTCTTTGTCAGAAACTGCAACCTCACCATGTTGCCAAACGACACCATGTGCCATGTGTCGTGCTGTGACATGGGCTTGAAAACTGTTCCATTGCAGCTCCCCACTCACGTAAAGGAACTGGATATTTCCCGCAATCACATCTCAAAGATCAAGGTGACAGACTTCAGGAACATCTCAAATCTAAGAGCTCTTAATGTGTCTTACAACAACATTTCATGGATAGATGATGGCGCATTCCAAGATCTTGTTCACCTGCAAGAACTTTTCATGACTAGAAATCAGCTAAAACATATAACCAGAGGCTGTCTACAGGGACTAGTGAGCCTCTCTGTGCTGCGATTAGATCACAATAAAATTGAGGACATTGACCCATCAGCTTTTGATTCACTCTCCAATTTGACACATGTGAATCTGGCAAATAACCGGCTCATAGTCATGGAGTCTGTGAAGGGCATTTTACACTTGCCAAATTTATTTGAGTTAAAAATTGAAAACAATAACATCACTAGCTTTGTGTCTCATAACCTTTCAACTAAACCTCTGCAACTACGCAGACTTGATTTATTTTCAAACCCACTGAAGATGTTCCAGATAACTAACAACATCCTTCCATACCTCTGCTATCTGGATATCTCCTATTGTGGTCATAATAGGTCTTTCCAATGGATTGTGGAGGATCCATCTTTTCTGGGCTCAGTGGAGACACTCAATGTTAGCGGATTACAAACATCAGACGATTTGACAGTAAAAATCGTACAAACCTTCAATTCATCCCTGAAAATGCTCCAAGTCAGTAGCTTAACAACACCACATTTTGAGGACTTTTTAGACAGGACCTGCAGTCGTATACATAAACTTTACTTACTACAACCCAACATCTCAGTACTTAGTGACCGATTATTCAAATCGTGCAATCAATTACAAGAAATACAATTCAGAGACACCACAACATATAAAATGTCCTCACTTGTGTTTGAGGGACTGAATCAACTCCAGACACTAAAAGTAAGAAATACAAACATTACTGAACTCAATAATATTACTCATGTTCTGCCCACAGTTTCATTGCTTGACTTTTccaataacaaaataaaacaggTCACATGCTCTGATTTCAGCAACCATACAGTTTTGGCTAGGCTATATCTTTACAAGAATCACATTGACAAGATTAGTAAATGCACTTTCCACTATCTTCCAAACCTTAAGTTGCTATTATTGGGGTCCAATAGACTGTTAACTGTGAGAAACGCTTTTAAAGGTCATCTCCCAAAACTGAAGACTTTGGACTTGCACAGCAATAAGATAACTAAACTACATGACGGCACTTTCAGTAAACTGAGTGCTCTTCAATATCTACGCATCTATGATAATCAAATAAACAGCATATCAAAAAATGCATTTGATGGATTAGTACATTTAAAAGAACTGGTCCTTACTGCAAATCACCTTAAACAAAGTGCATTTTCAGATCCAAGAATTTTTAATGGTTTGCAGAACTTGGAACTTCTGAATTTGAATGACAATTCCCTACAGTTTGAAAGTCAAAATCTTACAAATCCACCATTCACAATGTTGAAGTCCCTTAAAGTGCTTATGATTACCGGCCAGAGGCATTTCATGAATATCTTTCCATCTAACCTACTGAAAGGCTTGAGCTCTCTTATTAAACTTCATGGAGTGGACCtcaacattcaatacattcaccCAGAGACTTTTGTGTACACTCCCAAGCTTCGGTACCTGGACCTAAGTAAGAACGTATTCACGACAGAAATGTCCTTATCTCCCAAGATATTTCAACCCATTGGTGCGCTGTCTGAGCTCCATTTAAAACACAGTTCACTTCCATCATTAAACTTTATAATTGGTGCAAATCTTACACAACTCAGAAGCCTTCAGGTGATGAACAATCAACTTCAGGGATTCAACCAAACTATAATCGAGTCCCTTCCTAATTTAGAGTATGTTGACCTCCAAAACAACACATTTATTTGTGACTGTAGCAATGAATGGTTACTTCACTGGGCCAAAAAATCAAATCAGACCCAGGTAATATTCTTTAATAAATATCAATGCAGCTATCCCTCAACATTCAAGAGTCAATATCTAGAAAAACTAGAGACAAGCTCCTGCACCTTGAATTTAGAGTTCCTCTACTTTGCAGGAAGCTCCTCTTTGGTAACTGTTACACTCTTGGTATCTTTCATTTACAACTTCATGCGATTTCAGCTGGTATATGCATACTACCTTTTCCTTGCCTACCTCTATGACAAAAATAAAAAGCAGAGACAGAAGCAACATGGCTTCATGTATGATGCCTTCATTTCCTACAACTCCCAGGATGAACTTTGGGTCCTTCGGGAACTGTTGCCCAATCTGGAGGCCGAACAAGGATGTAGACTGTGTTTGCACCATAGGGACTTTGAGCCAGGCAAGCCCATCATAGACAACATTGTAGACGGCATCTACAACAGCCGAAAGACAATCTGTGTGGTGACGCGAAACTACTTGAGGAGCGAGTGGTGCTCCAGGGAGATTCAGGTGGCCAGCTTCAGGCTGTTTGAGGAGAACAATGATGTGCTCATCCTGGTCTTCTTGGAAGACATCCCATCACAACAGCTATCCCCATACCACAGAATGCGGAAACTGGTGAAGAAGCAAACATACCTCTGCTGGCCCAAACCAGGGGAGGATAGGACCATCTTCTGGCAAAAACTACGAATGGCCATGAACACCAAGAAAGAAGAAAATCCCATTCTTTTAGGACAGGAGTAG
- the LOC134462229 gene encoding toll-like receptor 13, translating into MTSLGGALFHIFLYGLFSAPSHQFFVRYCNLTVLPKDTMCHVSCCDMGLKIVPLPLPTHVKELDLSRNHISKIKVTDFRNVSNLRALNVSYNNISWIEDSAFQDLVHLQELYMTRNRLKHITRGFLQGPVSLTVLRLDQNKIEDIDPSAFLDLSNLTHVNLAHNRLTVMESVKSILHLPNLFEIKIENNSITSFVSHNLSTKPLQLRRLDLFSNPLKTFRITNNILPYLGYLDISTCSYVYNGSLQWIVEDASFLGAVETLNVSGLQTLEDLTVKIVQTFNSSLKTLQISELSTPGFQDFFQRTCSHLQTLILEQPNIHVLSDSFFKSCHQLRVIHFRDNTTSKMSALAFEGLNQLKTLKVRSTKITELNNVTHILPSLSLLDFSNNNIDHVTCSDFNNLTLLERLYLYGNDINMIRNCTFQYLPNLQVLLLGSNKLLDVRHIFNGHLPKLMTLDLHSNKISKLNGWTFSGLNALKYLRIYDNQIISISKNAFEGLQNLKELVLTANHLKQNTFNDPGIFKGMHNLEVLNLDDNYIEFDTTKLQNPPFTMLKSLKVLLVNSQRHGMSNLPSNLLAGLNSLISFHGENLNIQYVHQDTFTHTPNLQYLDLSRNVFTTESSLSSGVFHPIPALSELRLSKNLLPSLTFVIDANLSQLQNLQVMNNQLQGINQTIIQSLPSLEYVDLQNNTFICDCSNEWFLHWAKQSRQTQVIYFNNYHCSYPPAFKNQHLEDLNTNSCTINIEFIYFAGSSSLVIATLLVTFIYNFMRFQLVYAYYLFLAYLYDRKRHRGQKHHGFMYDAFISYNSQDELWVLRELLPNMEAEQGWKLCLHHRDFEPGKPIIDNIVDGIYNSRKTICVVTRNYLRSEWCSREIQVASFRLFDENNDVLILVFLEDIPAQQLSPYHRMRKLVKKQTYLCWPKPGEDRSIFWQKLRMAMRTNHILLGQE; encoded by the coding sequence ATGACTTCTTTAGGAGGAGCACTTTTTCACATATTTCTCTATGGGCTTTTCAGTGCACCATCACACCAGTTCTTTGTCAGATACTGCAACCTCACCGTGTTGCCCAAAGACACCATGTGTCATGTGTCGTGCTGTGATATGGGCTTGAAAATTGTTCCGCTGCCACTCCCTACTCACGTAAAGGAACTGGATCTTTCCCGCAATCACATCTCAAAGATCAAGGTGACAGACTTCAGGAACGTCTCAAATCTAAGAGCTCTTAATGTGTCTTACAACAACATTTCATGGATAGAAGACAGCGCTTTCCAAGATCTTGTTCACCTGCAAGAGCTCTACATGACTAGGAATCGGCTGAAACATATAACCAGAGGATTTCTACAGGGACCAGTGAGCCTCACTGTGCTGCGACTGGATCAAAATAAAATTGAGGACATTGACCCATCAGCTTTCCTTGACCTTTCCAACTTGACACATGTAAATCTGGCACATAACCGGCTCACAGTCATGGAGTCTGTGAAGAGCATTTTACATTTGCCAAATTTATTTGAGATCAAAATTGAAAACAACAGCATTACTAGTTTTGTGTCTCATAACCTTTCAACTAAACCTCTGCAACTACGGAGACTTGATTTATTTTCGAACCCACTGAAGACTTTTCGGATAACAAACAACATCCTTCCATACCTTGGATATCTGGATATCTCCACCTGTAGCTACGTGTATAATGGGTCTTTGCAATGGATTGTGGAGGATGCATCTTTTCTTGGTGCAGTGGAGACACTCAATGTGAGTGGACTTCAAACTTTAGAAGATTTGACAGTAAAAATTGTACAAACCTTTAATTCATCCCTGAAAACTCTCCAAATCAGCGAATTATCAACACCAGGTTTTCAGGACTTTTTTCAAAGAACCTGCAGCCATCTACAAACTCTAATCTTAGAACAACCCAATATCCATGTGCTAAGTGACAGCTTCTTCAAATCATGCCACCAATTACGAGTAATTCATTTTAGAGACAACACAACATCTAAAATGTCCGCACTTGCATTTGAAGGATTGAATCAACTCAAGACATTGAAAGTAAGAAGTACAAAAATTACTGAACTTAAtaatgtcacacacattctcccttCACTGTCACTACTTGACTTTTCTAATAACAATATAGATCATGTCACATGTTCTGATTTCAACAACCTAACTCTTTTGGAAAGACTTTACCTTTACGGCAATGACATTAACATGATTAGGAATTGTACTTTTCAGTATCTTCCAAACCTGCAAGTGCTACTATTGGGCTCGAATAAACTTTTAGATGTGAGACACATTTTTAATGGTCATCTTCCAAAACTGATGACTTTAGATTTGCACAGCAATAAGATAAGTAAACTAAATGGGTGGACTTTCAGTGGATTGAATGCTCTTAAATATCTGCGCATCTATGATAATCAAATAATCAGCATATCAAAAAATGCTTTTGAAGGATTGCAAAATTTAAAAGAACTGGTCCTTACAGCAAACCACCTTAAACAAAACACATTTAAtgatccaggaatttttaaagGTATGCACAACCTGGAAGTGCTAAATTTGGATGACAATTACATAGAGTTTGACACTACAAAACTTCAAAATCCACCTTTTACAATGTTAAAGTCCCTGAAAGTCCTGCTTGTTAACAGCCAGAGGCATGGGATGAGTAACTTGCCTTCAAACCTACTGGCTGGCCTGAACTCATTGATTTCATTTCATGGAGAAAACCTCAACATTCAGTACGTCCATCaagacaccttcacacacactcccaatcTCCAGTACCTGGACTTGAGCAGGAACGTATTCACGACAGAATCTTCTTTATCCTCAGGGGTATTTCATCCCATCCCTGCACTGTCAGAGCTCCGTTTATCAAAAAATTTACTTCCGTCATTGACCTTTGTAATTGATGCAAACCTTTCTCAACTCCAAAATCTTCAGGTGATGAACAATCAACTTCAGGGAATCAACCAGACAATAATCCAGTCCCTTCCCAGTTTAGAGTATGTTGACCTCCAAAACAACACATTCATTTGTGACTGTAGCAATGAATGGTTTCTTCACTGGGCCAAACAATCAAGACAAACCCAGGTAATATACTTTAATAATTATCACTGTAGCTATCCCCCAGCCTTCAAAAACCAACACCTGGAAGACCTGAACACAAACTCCTGCACCATAAATATTGAATTCATTTACTTTGCAGGAAGCTCCTCCCTGGTGATTGCTACACTCTTGGTGACTTTCATTTACAACTTCATGCGATTTCAGCTGGTATATGCATACTACCTTTTCCTTGCTTATCTCTATGATCGAAAGCGGCACAGAGGACAGAAGCATCATGGCTTCATGTACGATGCCTTCATTTCCTACAACTCCCAGGATGAACTTTGGGTGCTTAGGGAACTGCTGCCCAATATGGAGGCCGAACAAGGATGGAAACTGTGTCTGCACCATCGGGACTTTGAGCCAGGCAAGCCCATCATTGACAACATTGTAGACGGCATCTACAACAGCCGAAAGACAATTTGCGTGGTGACACGGAACTACTTGAGGAGCGAGTGGTGCTCCAGGGAGATTCAGGTGGCCAGCTTCAGGCTGTTTGACGAGAACAATGATGTGCTCATCCTGGTCTTCTTGGAAGACATCCCAGCACAACAGCTATCCCCATATCACAGAATGCGGAAACTGGTGAAGAAGCAAACATACCTCTGCTGGCCCAAACCAGGGGAGGATAGGAGCATCTTCTGGCAAAAACTACGAATGGCCATGAGAACTAATCACATTCTTTTAGGACAGGAGTAG